A section of the Sedimentisphaera cyanobacteriorum genome encodes:
- a CDS encoding IS1634 family transposase: MFIRVKTSKNSPKQSVQIVESYRNEKNQPRQRIVRHLGTAFTEEELKRLKDFAEFEKAKLEAEKTPALFKPEHLAEAAIDARKNIDDKPLRVNLKNLREQARITTGIHEVFGSIYNELGFNNLFDRRKESAGKNLRHITMARLANPVSKRSSVQDLSKDFGINLSLDSVYRMMDNITDDIISKAQNCAHGAAKGLLGEEISLLFYDCTTLYFESFTEDELKKNGYSKDMKFNQPQVVLGLLSTSEGLPVGYEVFPGNQYEGHTLHTVIPKIKEKYNLKRVIFTADSAMLSKANLDYLEKQGVEYIVAARLKSLTDKWKAKVTESNAPLRSFDYGKDTRLIVTYSDKLAKKNKHDRDEAIRKLQEKLEKSSNPKSLISNYGYKKFMRVTGDIDCRIDEEKYEEAANFDGLHGVITNVKDMDDSAVVDHYRQLWLIEECFRISKHDLKIRPIYHWTPKRIKAHILICFIALTCARNLAYRVRLRFEPMSVARIVNSLNHVQLSILWDKKTECRYVLPSKINEDARKLYKTVNLSTNTTPYKM; the protein is encoded by the coding sequence ATGTTTATACGAGTAAAGACATCAAAAAACAGTCCGAAGCAGTCGGTACAGATTGTAGAGAGTTATCGCAACGAGAAGAACCAGCCTCGTCAGCGTATAGTTCGTCATCTCGGCACAGCCTTCACAGAAGAAGAGCTTAAGCGGCTCAAGGATTTTGCCGAATTCGAGAAGGCCAAGCTTGAGGCCGAGAAAACGCCGGCACTTTTCAAGCCTGAGCATCTTGCAGAAGCTGCAATAGATGCCCGCAAAAACATTGATGATAAGCCTTTGCGGGTCAATCTAAAGAATCTCAGGGAACAGGCACGCATAACTACAGGCATCCATGAGGTATTCGGCAGCATCTACAATGAGCTTGGCTTTAACAATCTTTTCGATAGACGCAAAGAGTCTGCAGGCAAAAACCTTCGTCATATCACAATGGCAAGGCTTGCAAACCCAGTGAGCAAACGCAGCAGCGTTCAGGATCTCTCCAAAGACTTCGGCATTAACCTTTCTTTAGACAGCGTTTACCGTATGATGGATAATATCACAGATGATATTATCAGCAAGGCTCAAAACTGTGCTCACGGTGCTGCTAAAGGCCTTCTCGGCGAAGAGATAAGTCTTCTTTTCTACGACTGCACCACGCTTTATTTTGAATCATTTACAGAAGATGAGCTCAAAAAGAACGGCTACAGCAAGGATATGAAGTTCAATCAGCCGCAGGTTGTCCTTGGTCTTCTGTCCACATCAGAAGGGCTTCCAGTAGGTTATGAGGTATTCCCCGGCAATCAGTATGAAGGGCATACGCTGCATACTGTAATCCCTAAGATCAAAGAGAAATACAACCTCAAGCGTGTTATCTTCACCGCAGACAGCGCAATGCTTAGCAAGGCTAATCTTGATTACCTTGAAAAGCAGGGAGTTGAGTATATTGTGGCAGCGAGGCTTAAAAGCCTCACTGATAAATGGAAAGCAAAGGTTACAGAATCCAATGCCCCGCTTAGAAGCTTTGATTACGGCAAAGATACAAGGCTTATTGTTACCTACAGCGATAAACTCGCTAAAAAGAATAAGCACGACAGGGATGAAGCTATAAGAAAGCTCCAGGAGAAGCTTGAAAAGAGCAGCAACCCCAAATCACTTATAAGCAACTACGGCTACAAGAAGTTTATGCGTGTTACCGGCGATATAGATTGCCGGATAGATGAAGAGAAATATGAAGAGGCTGCGAATTTTGATGGTCTTCACGGTGTTATAACGAATGTTAAGGATATGGATGATTCGGCTGTAGTAGATCATTACAGGCAGCTCTGGCTGATTGAAGAGTGCTTCAGGATAAGCAAGCACGATCTGAAGATACGGCCGATATACCACTGGACGCCGAAACGAATCAAAGCCCATATACTGATATGCTTTATCGCTCTAACCTGCGCGAGAAATCTGGCCTACAGGGTTCGGCTGAGATTTGAGCCGATGTCTGTGGCGAGGATTGTAAATTCGCTCAACCACGTGCAGCTGAGCATACTCTGGGATAAGAAAACAGAGTGCAGATATGTCCTGCCATCAAAGATTAACGAGGACGCAAGAAAACTCTATAAAACAGTTAATCTCAGCACCAATACAACGCCTTACAAAATGTAA
- a CDS encoding alpha/beta hydrolase, whose protein sequence is MTPVYSKPGRKLKYQPVIEGVQVLNDNVCLDTVIYKKIGSLELAADIYWPKGKKQTKRPVIIWVHGGGWVAGSRTGEKQKALELAQKGISVVSIDYRLYDWKNDRHAKKIETGQFDRATSDIADALRWVKHNAQTYGFDKNRIAMAGGSAGAQLSSTFAQKNPDIKVYVGLCGLYDLVDIGQGRFGKTCENYGIETLKDKKNASAIYNIHQKPPRVLLMHGTADTTIDCQQAIRFAKALKQNGSHVQIELFEGLGHGFFYQSRKTQKNAMPIMLDFITKAFDQIKRDKNE, encoded by the coding sequence ATGACCCCGGTTTACTCAAAACCTGGCCGCAAATTAAAATATCAGCCGGTTATTGAAGGCGTTCAGGTTTTAAATGACAACGTCTGCCTTGATACTGTTATCTACAAAAAGATCGGCTCACTCGAACTTGCCGCAGACATCTATTGGCCAAAAGGCAAAAAACAAACTAAACGACCCGTCATAATCTGGGTTCACGGCGGCGGATGGGTTGCGGGCTCACGCACAGGTGAAAAACAAAAAGCTCTTGAACTTGCCCAAAAGGGTATCTCAGTAGTCAGTATCGACTACAGACTCTACGACTGGAAAAATGATCGCCACGCCAAAAAGATTGAAACAGGCCAGTTCGATAGGGCAACCTCCGATATCGCCGACGCTCTCAGATGGGTAAAACATAATGCCCAAACCTATGGTTTCGATAAAAACAGAATCGCAATGGCAGGGGGTTCGGCCGGCGCGCAGCTTTCCTCCACATTTGCCCAGAAAAATCCCGACATCAAAGTTTACGTGGGACTTTGCGGCCTCTATGATCTGGTTGACATAGGCCAGGGCAGATTCGGCAAAACATGTGAAAATTACGGCATAGAAACCCTCAAAGACAAAAAAAACGCCTCCGCAATTTATAACATCCACCAAAAACCTCCCCGCGTTTTGCTTATGCATGGAACCGCTGACACTACCATAGATTGTCAACAGGCCATCAGGTTTGCAAAAGCCTTAAAGCAAAATGGCTCCCATGTACAAATCGAACTTTTCGAAGGCCTGGGACACGGCTTCTTTTATCAGAGCCGGAAAACTCAAAAAAATGCAATGCCGATAATGCTCGATTTTATCACCAAAGCTTTTGACCAGATCAAAAGGGACAAAAATGAATAG
- a CDS encoding arsenate reductase ArsC: MAKKKVLFLCTGNSCRSQMAEAWARELKSETIEPFSAGLSPKGIDPFAVDAMEEAGLGTQLLSSKSLEIFLEQRFDLIVTLCDNAKESCPVFPGAVKVIHKSFPDPPAMASAYNYQDLKLDCYRKVRDEIRDFIKTLKI, from the coding sequence ATGGCGAAAAAGAAAGTTCTTTTTCTGTGCACGGGTAATTCGTGTCGCAGTCAGATGGCAGAGGCTTGGGCAAGGGAGCTCAAATCTGAAACGATTGAGCCGTTCTCCGCAGGCCTGAGCCCGAAAGGGATAGACCCTTTTGCTGTCGATGCGATGGAAGAGGCAGGGCTGGGAACGCAGCTGCTCAGCTCAAAATCCCTTGAGATTTTTCTTGAGCAGAGATTTGATCTGATAGTAACACTTTGCGATAATGCGAAAGAGAGCTGCCCGGTGTTTCCGGGGGCAGTGAAGGTTATTCATAAGAGCTTTCCGGATCCCCCAGCTATGGCCTCTGCATACAACTACCAAGACCTCAAGCTCGACTGCTACAGAAAAGTGCGGGATGAGATCAGGGACTTTATAAAAACGTTAAAAATTTAA
- the nadD gene encoding nicotinate (nicotinamide) nucleotide adenylyltransferase, with protein MTEKILLFGGTFDPVHNGHTNILQAAYKQGGFDRAIVLPNAVSPFKPGSPEASNTQRLEMLRLAFSGLEWCSISDMEFYMPQPSYTVNTLEKLKSQMPSSELFWLCGGDVIKEFHMWYRADEIIELASLAVVKRDSVRKPDFEDIEAKLGKNIPRMIIDSPIYDISSTEIRRRLRKGSEISGLVPKAVEQYIKQNNIYSAHSAG; from the coding sequence ATGACTGAAAAAATATTGCTCTTCGGAGGAACGTTCGACCCTGTCCATAACGGGCATACAAATATCCTTCAGGCGGCTTACAAGCAGGGCGGATTCGACAGAGCGATTGTCCTGCCGAATGCAGTATCGCCTTTTAAGCCCGGTTCGCCCGAGGCTTCCAATACCCAGAGGCTTGAAATGCTCAGGCTTGCATTTTCCGGATTAGAATGGTGCAGCATTTCAGATATGGAATTCTATATGCCCCAGCCCAGCTACACTGTAAACACGCTTGAAAAGCTGAAAAGTCAGATGCCCTCTTCAGAGCTCTTCTGGCTCTGCGGCGGGGATGTGATAAAAGAATTCCATATGTGGTACAGGGCGGATGAGATAATTGAGCTCGCCTCGCTGGCGGTGGTTAAGAGGGATTCTGTCCGAAAACCGGATTTCGAGGATATTGAGGCAAAACTCGGCAAAAATATCCCCAGAATGATTATCGACTCACCTATATACGATATAAGCAGTACAGAAATCCGCCGCAGGCTGAGAAAAGGAAGTGAAATCTCAGGGCTTGTCCCGAAAGCTGTGGAGCAGTACATAAAACAAAATAATATTTACTCCGCTCACTCAGCAGGTTGA
- the argS gene encoding arginine--tRNA ligase, protein MQFTADILEQRLSSVLKEITGSEFPAVVRPSANPEFGDYQSNGVMAAGKKTKQNPRQLAEKAAERLDVSDICEKPEIAGPGFINFRIKPEYMSRALLEVAADPERLGIDEVQIPKKVVVDYSGPNIAKEMHVGHLRSTIIGDCICRLLEFAGHNAVRQNHIGDWGTQFGMLCALLERKKESGEEVSMALSDLESFYREAKKLYDEDEKFAQTARAAIAGLHRGEQFWKQSWIDIIEESRKHYSQIYQRLNVTLTREDERGESAYAEDLQGIVEQLRQKGCAEESDGAVCVFPEGFTSKDGSPLPFIVQKSDGAFLYATTDLAALKYRIEKLGADEIVYVTDARQMLHFRMLFAAARLAGIAQNQNLRHITFGTMLGEDGKPFKTRSGDTVKLKDLLEEAVERAYSVVNQKNPGLSEDEKKSIAEAVGIGAIKYSDYSNSRTTDYIFSFDKMLSMDGNTAPYMQYACARVKSIEKKAKEKGIDADGEIEGLQKIELAEEAERDLALHLLKYGLAIRGALAEYKPNFITAYLYELAQKFSAFYTNCPVLSSQGITRSSRLILCRLTHQTLRHGLKEILRIDVPEKM, encoded by the coding sequence ATGCAGTTTACAGCAGACATACTCGAACAGAGGCTGAGCTCTGTTTTGAAAGAGATAACCGGCAGTGAATTCCCTGCGGTAGTGCGTCCTTCAGCGAACCCGGAATTCGGCGATTATCAGTCTAACGGCGTGATGGCAGCGGGCAAAAAAACAAAGCAGAATCCAAGGCAGCTCGCTGAAAAGGCAGCAGAAAGGCTTGATGTATCAGATATATGCGAGAAGCCGGAAATTGCAGGCCCCGGATTTATAAATTTCCGCATAAAGCCCGAATACATGAGCAGAGCTCTGTTAGAGGTGGCAGCAGATCCTGAAAGACTCGGAATCGATGAGGTTCAGATCCCTAAAAAGGTGGTTGTGGACTATTCCGGCCCGAATATCGCAAAGGAGATGCACGTAGGCCATTTGAGAAGCACGATAATTGGAGACTGTATCTGCCGGCTTCTGGAATTTGCCGGCCATAATGCAGTAAGGCAGAACCATATCGGCGATTGGGGCACGCAGTTCGGTATGCTTTGCGCGCTCTTGGAACGCAAGAAGGAATCAGGCGAAGAGGTTTCGATGGCTCTCTCGGATCTCGAATCCTTTTACAGGGAGGCAAAAAAGCTTTACGATGAGGATGAGAAATTTGCCCAGACAGCCAGAGCTGCCATAGCAGGTCTGCACAGAGGCGAGCAGTTCTGGAAGCAGAGCTGGATTGATATCATCGAAGAGAGCAGAAAGCATTATTCCCAGATATACCAAAGGCTCAATGTAACTCTCACCAGAGAAGATGAGCGGGGCGAAAGCGCTTATGCCGAGGATCTTCAGGGAATTGTTGAGCAGCTCAGGCAGAAAGGCTGCGCTGAGGAGTCTGATGGGGCGGTATGCGTTTTTCCTGAAGGATTCACCAGCAAAGACGGCTCGCCTCTTCCGTTTATTGTGCAGAAAAGCGACGGGGCATTCCTCTACGCCACTACCGACCTTGCAGCACTGAAATACCGTATAGAAAAGCTCGGAGCAGACGAAATTGTTTACGTTACAGATGCGAGGCAGATGCTGCATTTTAGGATGCTATTTGCCGCAGCGAGGCTCGCGGGCATAGCCCAAAATCAGAACCTGAGACATATAACCTTCGGAACGATGCTTGGAGAAGACGGTAAGCCCTTCAAAACACGTTCCGGCGATACCGTAAAACTCAAAGACCTTCTGGAAGAGGCCGTTGAAAGGGCTTATTCTGTGGTTAATCAGAAGAATCCGGGGCTGAGCGAAGACGAGAAAAAATCAATCGCAGAGGCTGTGGGCATCGGGGCGATAAAGTATTCAGACTATTCCAACAGCCGCACCACCGACTACATCTTCAGTTTCGACAAAATGCTCTCGATGGACGGGAATACCGCTCCCTATATGCAGTATGCCTGCGCGAGGGTTAAATCTATAGAGAAGAAGGCGAAAGAAAAGGGAATTGACGCAGACGGCGAAATAGAAGGTCTGCAAAAAATAGAACTGGCGGAAGAAGCAGAAAGGGATCTGGCTTTGCACCTGCTCAAATACGGGCTCGCTATAAGAGGTGCTTTGGCCGAATACAAGCCGAACTTCATTACTGCCTACCTCTACGAGCTTGCTCAGAAATTCAGCGCCTTCTACACAAACTGCCCAGTTCTCAGCTCGCAGGGCATTACCAGAAGCTCAAGACTTATCCTCTGCAGACTCACCCATCAAACCCTCAGGCACGGTTTGAAGGAGATTCTGCGGATAGATGTGCCTGAGAAAATGTAG
- the rsfS gene encoding ribosome silencing factor has product MIPEKEKKKAENFAVEMARLISDRHFSDVVVLDLCGQNPAVEYLVIATGTSDRQTRSVAEELVKEAKHTGFEAFGKAGCEQGRWILLDFVDVVVHLFESEFREYYDLELLWGDAKQIQWQEN; this is encoded by the coding sequence TTGATACCGGAAAAAGAAAAGAAAAAAGCTGAGAATTTTGCCGTAGAGATGGCTCGCCTAATCTCAGACAGGCACTTCTCAGATGTAGTTGTGCTTGATTTGTGCGGGCAGAATCCGGCAGTTGAATATTTAGTAATCGCAACGGGCACAAGCGACCGCCAAACCAGAAGCGTTGCAGAGGAGCTGGTCAAAGAGGCCAAGCATACCGGTTTCGAGGCCTTTGGAAAGGCCGGCTGCGAACAGGGCAGGTGGATACTGCTGGACTTTGTGGATGTAGTAGTGCATTTGTTTGAAAGCGAATTCAGAGAATATTACGACCTCGAACTGCTCTGGGGAGATGCCAAGCAGATTCAGTGGCAGGAGAATTAG
- the dnaG gene encoding DNA primase — MSYYFDSKIIDDIRNAPGNSIEDVVGEHLKLDRKGRNFIGLCPFHDDHKPSLTVTPEIGRFKCFACGAGGDIFSFIQMREGLSFPETVKRLADRAGITLREKKAPAEEKEVFESPSGLVYKANKWALNYWRGVLERSEMGAKAREYLKERQIGEEASKAWAVGCAPEGWRNLTDAAISAGISERLLIEAGLCKKREESGRLYDAFRDRLMFPIFDASGNVIGFGGRTLGDENAKYINSPVTPVFDKSRSIYGIDKARHGIVREGRSVLVEGYTDVLMAHQFGIDNVAAALGTSFTEGHAKLLRRYARRLVIMLDGDKAGINAAERALEVCLRESMDVQICIIEGGMDPCEFLLSEGRDKFVELINTAEDGIKWKWQKLKADFEASGISDGKFLVEKFVKFLSEAVENGSVDDITKGLIVNRLCSLSGVSREQVNKMIYKNISSKRIFHDKNRSVDVINTGGDYISVAEREVLEVLLCSPGCAGKIRNRICPNDFTVPVLKKLAEKIFPLTESGDSIETALVFNGLDEKEIRLVNEMIDSGNEKQNFEKRIQDAAEVIYFDKSDSEQEDSESLDKYLENIRSKQENSRYKNLRNGLF, encoded by the coding sequence ATGTCTTATTATTTCGACAGCAAAATAATAGATGATATACGAAATGCCCCCGGCAATTCTATTGAGGATGTTGTAGGTGAACACCTCAAGCTTGACAGGAAAGGCAGGAATTTTATCGGTTTGTGTCCGTTTCACGATGACCACAAACCAAGCCTTACTGTTACTCCCGAGATAGGCAGGTTTAAGTGCTTTGCCTGCGGTGCCGGCGGGGATATTTTTTCGTTTATTCAGATGCGGGAAGGCCTGAGCTTTCCTGAAACAGTTAAGCGGCTTGCAGACCGCGCCGGGATTACTCTGCGCGAAAAGAAGGCCCCGGCAGAAGAGAAAGAGGTTTTCGAGTCTCCAAGCGGGCTTGTTTATAAGGCCAATAAATGGGCGCTTAACTACTGGCGCGGAGTGCTTGAGAGAAGCGAGATGGGAGCGAAGGCACGTGAATACCTCAAAGAAAGGCAGATAGGCGAGGAGGCTTCAAAGGCCTGGGCTGTAGGCTGCGCTCCTGAGGGCTGGAGGAATCTTACTGACGCAGCAATTTCAGCAGGGATCTCCGAAAGACTTCTGATTGAAGCGGGGCTATGCAAAAAACGAGAAGAGTCCGGACGTCTTTACGATGCTTTCAGAGACAGACTGATGTTTCCGATTTTCGATGCTTCCGGAAACGTAATCGGCTTCGGCGGCAGAACTCTCGGGGATGAAAATGCCAAATACATCAATTCGCCGGTAACTCCTGTTTTCGATAAGAGCAGAAGCATATACGGCATAGACAAAGCAAGGCACGGGATAGTCCGCGAGGGCCGCTCTGTGCTTGTGGAGGGATATACCGATGTTCTGATGGCGCATCAGTTCGGGATTGACAATGTGGCTGCTGCTTTGGGCACGAGCTTCACCGAAGGCCATGCAAAACTGCTCAGGCGGTATGCACGCAGGCTGGTGATTATGCTGGACGGAGACAAGGCGGGGATAAACGCCGCTGAGAGGGCTCTTGAGGTATGCCTTCGGGAGAGTATGGATGTTCAGATCTGTATCATTGAAGGCGGGATGGACCCGTGCGAATTTCTTCTCTCTGAGGGAAGGGATAAATTTGTTGAGCTTATAAATACCGCAGAAGACGGGATAAAATGGAAATGGCAGAAGCTAAAGGCTGATTTTGAGGCCTCCGGAATATCCGACGGGAAGTTTTTAGTGGAAAAATTTGTAAAATTTCTTTCCGAAGCTGTCGAAAACGGCTCGGTTGATGATATAACTAAGGGGCTGATAGTTAACCGGCTCTGCTCGCTTTCAGGCGTAAGCAGGGAGCAGGTGAATAAGATGATTTATAAAAATATCAGCTCAAAAAGGATTTTTCATGATAAAAACCGCTCGGTTGATGTAATTAATACCGGCGGGGACTATATATCTGTAGCGGAGAGGGAAGTCCTTGAGGTGCTTCTTTGCAGTCCGGGATGTGCGGGAAAAATCAGAAATCGCATCTGTCCGAACGATTTCACCGTTCCGGTGCTCAAGAAGCTTGCAGAAAAGATCTTCCCGCTAACCGAATCAGGCGATTCGATAGAAACCGCCCTTGTTTTTAACGGCCTTGATGAGAAAGAGATAAGGCTGGTAAATGAAATGATTGATTCGGGAAATGAGAAACAGAACTTTGAAAAGAGGATTCAGGATGCTGCTGAAGTGATTTACTTTGATAAATCAGACAGCGAACAAGAGGATTCAGAATCATTAGATAAATATTTGGAAAATATAAGAAGTAAACAGGAAAACAGCAGGTATAAGAACCTTCGCAATGGGTTGTTTTAA